In Cryptomeria japonica chromosome 10, Sugi_1.0, whole genome shotgun sequence, a genomic segment contains:
- the LOC131032021 gene encoding uncharacterized protein LOC131032021, whose product MDLTFSPNASKYTRTTGKNCVTVNGDADSNETRLSSTGYLSLWAQMPNNCPWLVLYKRHGKPMAYSFLRRTWENFASSFLNEVNADKGIWRYYYGSGTGPRLLRKGGLRIYNPLMKRCSNLPPMEFLPKAMPKAMVAGVVDGSNREIYKVVSVGHDKHTNTNNIEIYDSVDNSWRIVLELPINVSISRHHGIVLCKDVLVCVITLPRAYSMVYNLKEGKSSMTLVPLPRAENKCKFHMVTCGSSVLLVGATVVNSQAGNWYMKDGIIWQLQKEEVSSCNWDWKEIARMPPSLCQDPRWRNAVYYECECIGVENYLCLRRKASREVCTYNLSEGSWNWIEKCPVDRRVSKMIALEPSSDMVV is encoded by the coding sequence ATGGATCTCACATTCTCACCTAATGCATCCAAATATACAAGGACAACGGGCAAAAATTGTGTAACAGTTAATGGGGATGCTGATTCAAATGAGACTCGCTTATCTTCTACAGGATATTTATCTCTTTGGGCCCAAATGCCCAATAATTGTCCATGGCTGGTTCTTTATAAAAGGCATGGAAAGCCTATGGCGTACTCCTTCCTCAGACGAACATGGGAGAACTTCGCTTCTTCATTTCTGAATGAGGTTAATGCTGATAAAGGTATTTGGAGATATTACTATGGATCAGGAACAGGACCACGCCTGCTGAGAAAAGGGGGACTCCGTATTTACAATCCTCTTATGAAAAGATGTTCTAATCTTCCTCCAATGGAATTTTTGCCAAAAGCAATGCCAAAAGCCATGGTGGCAGGGGTTGTGGATGGGAGCAATAGAGAAATCTACAAAGTGGTTTCTGTTGGTCATGACAAGCATACAAATACAAACAATATAGAAATCTACGATTCTGTAGATAATTCATGGAGGATTGTACTTGAGCTACCTATCAATGTTTCAATATCCCGGCATCATGGCATAGTCTTATGCAAAGATGTTCTCGTGTGTGTTATAACACTGCCTAGGGCATACTCCATGGTCTATAACCTGAAAGAGGGTAAGTCAAGCATGACTTTAGTACCATTACCAAGGGCAGAGAACAAATGTAAATTTCATATGGTTACATGTGGTTCCTCAGTCCTACTTGTAGGAGCAACTGTGGTCAATTCCCAAGCAGGAAATTGGTATATGAAAGATGGAATTATATGGCAGCTACAGAAGGAGGAGGTTTCCTCTTGTAATTGGGATTGGAAGGAGATTGCAAGGATGCCTCCATCTCTATGCCAGGATCCTCGGTGGAGAAATGCCGTTTACTATGAATGTGAGTGCATTGGAGTAGAAAATTACTTGTGCTTGAGACGGAAAGCAAGTCGTGAAGTCTGTACATATAATTTGAGTGAGGGATCCTGGAATTGGATTGAAAAATGCCCAGTGGATAGAAGGGTGTCAAAGATGATAGCCTTGGAACCCAGTTCTGATATGGTGGTTTAA